From a region of the Flavobacterium branchiarum genome:
- the ychF gene encoding redox-regulated ATPase YchF — MKAGIVGLPNVGKSTLFNCLSNAKAQSANFPFCTIEPNIGVVNVPDPRIEKLEELVKPERVQMATVDIVDIAGLVKGASKGEGLGNQFLGNIRECNAIIHVLRCFDNDNIVHVDGNVNPIRDKETIDIELQLKDLETVEKRLEKVNRAAKTGNKEAQTEKALLDRIRESLLQAKSARTIIPQNNDEEVLMESFQLITAKPVLYVCNVDESAAVSGNKYVDQVRELVKDEDAEVIILSVGAEADITELESYEERQVFLEDMGLQEPGASVLIRAAYKLLKQQTYFTAGVKEVRAWTINIGSTAPQAAGVIHTDFEKGFIRAEVISYEDFVHYGSEAKAKEAGKFKVEGKEYIVKDGDVMHFRFNV; from the coding sequence ATGAAAGCAGGAATTGTAGGATTGCCAAATGTTGGAAAATCAACATTATTTAATTGTTTATCAAATGCAAAGGCGCAAAGTGCAAACTTTCCTTTTTGTACAATTGAACCAAATATTGGTGTTGTAAACGTACCAGATCCAAGAATAGAGAAATTAGAAGAATTGGTAAAACCAGAGCGTGTTCAAATGGCAACTGTAGATATCGTTGATATTGCAGGTTTGGTAAAAGGAGCAAGTAAAGGGGAAGGATTAGGAAATCAATTCTTAGGAAATATCAGAGAGTGTAACGCGATTATTCACGTTTTACGTTGTTTTGATAATGATAATATTGTTCACGTAGATGGGAATGTAAATCCAATTCGTGACAAAGAAACAATTGACATTGAGTTGCAATTAAAAGATTTAGAGACAGTTGAAAAACGTTTAGAAAAAGTAAATCGTGCAGCAAAAACTGGAAATAAAGAAGCACAAACAGAAAAAGCTCTTTTAGACAGAATTAGAGAGTCTTTATTGCAAGCTAAATCAGCTCGTACTATTATACCTCAAAATAATGATGAAGAGGTTTTAATGGAATCTTTTCAGTTGATTACTGCAAAACCAGTATTGTATGTTTGTAATGTTGACGAAAGTGCAGCAGTAAGCGGGAACAAATATGTAGATCAGGTTCGTGAGTTGGTAAAAGACGAAGATGCTGAGGTTATTATCCTTTCAGTAGGAGCAGAGGCTGATATTACAGAATTAGAAAGCTACGAAGAGCGTCAAGTTTTCCTAGAAGATATGGGATTGCAAGAGCCAGGAGCATCAGTTTTAATTCGTGCAGCTTATAAGTTATTGAAGCAACAAACTTATTTCACAGCAGGAGTAAAAGAAGTTCGTGCTTGGACAATTAATATTGGATCAACTGCGCCACAAGCAGCAGGAGTTATCCATACTGATTTCGAAAAAGGATTCATTCGTGCAGAAGTAATTTCATACGAAGATTTCGTTCATTACGGTTCTGAGGCAAAAGCTAAAGAAGCAGGGAAATTTAAAGTAGAAGGAAAAGAATATATCGTAAAAGATGGTGATGTAATGCACTTCCGTTTTAACGTATAA